The DNA sequence GCACTCTACGAAGCGGTTTTTAATTTGACCGAGAGCCTCTTGCCGGAATACAGCGTCTTTGGTGCAATCCGTCAACCAGCAGGAGGGGCTTTGCCAGGCATTGCTCCATCGAATGCCTATCCTTGCCTTGATGGCCAATACGTACTAATTGCTGCGAATGGGGATTCATTATTTAAGCGCTTAATGGATTTGATGGGGCGTAATGATTTGGGTAATGATCCTGAACTCGCGCGTAACGATGGAAGGGCTAAACATGCCGACGCCATTGATCAGGCGATCGGGCAATGGACGTGCCAACGAACCCTTGAGGAGATTCTGGCTGCTCTGCAGAGTATTTCTGTTCCCGCTGGGCGTATCTATAGTGCGAAAGATATTGCGGAGGATCCCCACTACCGTGCGCGCGGTGTGATTGAAACTATTGAGAGTGCAGACGGTTTAAAAGTGGAGATGCCGGGCATCATTCCGAAGCTCTCCCAAAATCCTGGGGAAATTCGGCATCGCGCACCGACACTTGGCGAGCATACTGAATCGGTTCTCATGAAGCACGGATTTACTGCCGAGCAGATTCAGACCTTGAAGGACGCTGGCGTACTACAGTAATGGAAGCGCTTATTCATTCGGTAATGGATTGGTTTGGTATGCCCACCGTGGGTCTACCAGCGGTATTCATTGTGGCAGCAGTATCCGCCACGCTAATCCCGATGGGCTCAGAACCCGTTTTGTTTGCATACGTCAGCTTAAATCCTGGGGATTATTGGTTGGCAATTGGTGTGGCAACCCTGGGCAATACCCTGGGCGGCATGATTAATTGGTGGCTGGGTTTACTCGCACGAAATACCTATGAATCATTGCGAGGAAAAACCCATTCACGTGCGCAGGCATGGCTTGAGAAACGTGGCCCCCCGATGCTGCTCCTTTCGTGGTTACCAATCATTGGTGATCCTTTGTGTGTCGTGGCTGGCTGGTTGCGTCTGAAATGGCTACCATGTTTAATCTACATGGCAATTGGTAAATTACTTCGTTACATGACCTTAACGTGGTTGCTGACTTCCATACCCAAGTCCTTTTGGCAAGAATTGGGCCGACTCATAGGTCTATGAGAAGATAGTTGTTTTAATGGTTTAAACGAGGGCCTCAGGATGCATTTAAAAGGAAAAACCGCTTTAGTAACAGGTTCAACCAGCGGTATTGGACTGGCGATGGCGAAGGCCATGGCTGCCCAAGGCGCCAATGTGATGATGAATGGCTTTGGTGAGAAAGATGCTGCGATTGCCGAGGTCAAGGCTTATGGCGTTGAGGTGGATTATCACGGTGCCGACATGAGTAAGCCCGATGAGATTACACAGATGATTGCTGCTACCGAAAAACGCTTTGGGGCGATTGATGTGCTCATTAATAATGCGGGGATTCAGCATGTCGCAAGTGTGGAAGATTTTCCAGCAGAGCGTTGGGATGCGGTGATTGCAATTAACTTGAGTTCCGCGTTTCATGCCACGCGCTTAGCGCTTCCAGGAATGAAAGAGCGTAATTGGGGTCGCATTATTAACATTGCCTCAGTTCATGGTCTTGTGGCTTCAATTCAAAAAGCAGCATATGTAGCAGCAAAGCACGGCATCGTAGGCTTAACTAAGGTGGTTGCACTAGAGACTGCGCGTACGGGAGTGACTTGTAACGCAATTTGCCCGGGCTGGGTGTTAACCCCCCTTGTTCAAAAGCAAGTCGATGCACGCGCTGAGCGCGAGAAGATTTCCAATGACGCAGCCAAATTAGCACTGGTTTCTGAGAAGCAACCATCTGGTGAGTTTGTGAAACCAGAGCAACTGGCTGCCCTGGCAGTATTTCTATGCGGACCGGATGCGTCAGAGGTTCGTGGCGTCGCATGGAATATGGATGGCGGTTGGACGGCACAATAATTAATCACTCTAATCAAAATAAGAAGAACTTCGTCATGCAACGAATTGTCATTGTAGGTGGTGGGGCAGGAGGGCTAGAGCTAGCCACTCGTCTGGGTGATCGATTTGGCCCCCGCAAAGGAAAGCCCGGTCGTTATTCCATTACCTTGATTGATAAGAATCGTACGCATATTTGGAAACCAAAACTCCATGAGATTGCGGCTGGCAGTATGGATTTGGGCGACCATGAAGTTGATTATATTGCTCAAGCTCACTGGCATCACTTTACCTATCGGATTGGTGAGATGATTGGTTTGGATCGCGAGCGTAAAGAGGTGATTGTTGCGCCATATAAGGATCATCTGGGAACTGAAATTACCCCGCAACGCTCAATTCCTTATGATGTTCTCGTCATGAGCATTGGAAGTCTCAGCAATGACTTTGCCACACCTGGTGTCGAAGAATATGCCTTGCGCCTAGAATCTCAAGACGATGCCAAAAACTTTCATCATCAAATGCTTAATGCGATTATTCGGGCGCAGGCACAAAGTAATCCACTATCGCCCGATCAATTACACGTGGCCATTATTGGAGCGGGGGCAACAGGCGTCGAGCTCGCTGCCGAGCTGCATCGCACTACTCGCGAAGTTGTTTCCTACGGTCTTGATCGGGTAGATCCTAATAAGGATTTAAAGGTAAGCGTAATCGAGGCGGCCCCCCGAATCTTACCGGCCTTACCGGCGCGCCTATCAAATGCAACTCAAGCCTTATTGCAAAAGATGGGTGTTGAGGTCATTACGAATAAGAAAGTAGCGCGGGTGTTTCCAAAAGAGGTGCAGTTTAGTGATAACACGAGTTTGCCCGCTGAATTGATTGTTTGGGCAGCCGGCGTCAAGGCGCCTGATTTCTTAAAAGACATTGCCGGTTTGGAAACAAACCGGATTAATCAGCTCGTGGTGTTGCCTACGCTTCAAACTACGCGCGATCCTGATATCTTCGCCATGGGCGATTGTGCGGCATGCCCTTGGCCGGAAGCAAATGAGGGACAGGGCGGCTTTGTGCCGCCGCGAGCCCAAGCAGCCCATCAACAAGCTTCACATTTATTTAAGCAAATCCAATTGCGTCTTGAAAATAAGCCCCTGAAACCATACCGCTACCGTGATTTTGGATCCTTAGTGTCTTTAGGAAAGTACAGCACCGTTGGCAACATGATGGGCGGCCTTATTGGTGGCAACCTCATGATCGAAGGTGTCTTCGCCAAGCTGATGTATTTGTCCTTGTACAAAATGCATGAGCTAGCATTGCATGGCTGGGCCAAAGTGAGTCTCGATACCTTAGCACGTATGATCACGCGCCGCACCGAGCCCCACGTTAAATTACATTAATTGAGTTCGGAGCGAACTTGAGCGGATCGATCCCACAGATTAGGGATCTGCGACGATGAGTAACCTGAAACAAAGTTTTTGACAGATCCTGTTTGTAGGTCGTAAACATGGCGCTTCACAGCCCCAATGTTGCCACCATAAACATGGATGCTGATTGAGGGTTTGTCGTCAAAGGCATTCTTCACAATATGAATATCGCCAATGCTGGGACTGACTTCATCGACATCACCAGGTAAAAGCATCTCTTCGTGACCGATAGCCTCTAATTGGCCAGAAGCATTACGGGCATAGCGTTGACCTTTTTCACAGCCCCGCAACATGCCAATTAGACCCCAGACCATGTGATCATGAATTGGAGTGGCTTGGCCTGGGCCCCAAACAAAACTGACGACCGAGAATCGCTCCAGTGGGTCTGCGTGTAGCAAGTATTGCTGATAATACTGGGGATGAGGAACGGCACAAAAATCCGGCAGCCAATCATCAGTCTTAATTAACTCTTGTAATAGTGCTTTGGCTCTGGGGCGAACAATATCTTCAGCTTGACTCTGGTCGACTAATTGGGTCATTTGAGCCACAAAATGCCGTAAGGGGGCGATTTGATCGGTCAGAGCAGGATTTGTCATATGTCCATTATATGAATACTTTGGGGGTTTCCCCAGCAAGCAGTAATCGGCAAAGACCCTTAAAATATCAATATTCTATTCTTAAGCTTTAGGGGAAATTTATGTTTGACCCCATCATGTTGAGCCGGATCCAGTTTGCCGCCAACATCACTTTTCATATCTTATTTCCCACCATCACGATTGCTTTAGGCTGGGTCCTGTTTTATTTCAAGATCAAGTTCAATCGTACCGGTGAAGTCTATTGGCAAGAGGCGTATCAATTTTGGGTCAAAGTATTTGCGCTCACCTTCGCTTTGGGGGTTGTCAGCGGTATCACGATGAGTTTTCAGTTTGGCACCAATTGGCCCGGGTATATGGAGACCGTCGGCAATATTGCTGGACCGCTACTTGCTTATGAAGTACTGACCGCTTTCTTTCTTGAGGCCACGTTTCTTGGCATCATGTTATTTGGTGCAAAGCGCGTTTCACAACGGGTGCATACCTTAGCAACCTTCTTAGTCGCTTTTGGAACCACCTTGTCTGCATTCTGGATCATTGTTCTTAACTCCTGGATGCAAACTCCACAAGGCTTTGAGATGATCGACGGCCAGGCCCATGCGGTGAGTTGGATGGAAATCGTGTTTAACCCATCCATGCCATACCGCTTTGCCCACATGATGACTGCTTCATTTCTAACCGTGTTCTTTCTGTTAGCAGGTTTATCAGCCTATCGCTATTTACAGGGTAGTCGTACCCAAGCGAATAAGGCCATCCTCAAATTTGGCATCGTAGCAGCTGCAATTGTCACCCCCATCCAGATTTTCTTGGGGGATATGCACGGACTCAATACCCTCAAATACCAACCAGCCAAATTGGCAGCGATGGAAGGAATCTGGGAGACAGGTAATGGCGTTCCTGCTGTTTTATTTGCCATCCCCGATGAAAAAACTAAATCCAATAAGTTTGAGATTGCGATTCCAAAATTAGCTTCTTTTTATTTAACCCACGATTGGAACGGTGAGGTCAAGGGCCTAAACGATTTTGATAAAACACCGCCAGTCAAACCTGTTTTCTTTGCCTTTCGCATCATGGTTGGCATTGGTGTGTTGATGCTGGTTTTGTCTTGGTATGGATGGTGGCGGATGCGTCGCGGACAGGACTTACCCAATTGGTTAGCCCGCATTTTTGTCTGGATGACCTTTTCAGGATGGGTAGCAGTGGTTGCTGGTTGGTATGTCACTGAAATTGGGCGTCAGCCTTATTTAGTACATGGCGTTCTGACCACGGCGCAAGCGGCTACAAAATTGCCGGGCGGCATGGTATTTAGTACTCTGATGATGTATTTGTTTCTCTACCTTACCTTAATCATTGCTTACATCTGGGCAATCTTCTACATGGCACGACAAGCGGACAAGAAGAGTGCGGAGGTAGAGGCACCCATTTCAATCCAGCCCTCATCTGCTTCAGTGCAAGCCTAAATGATCCCAGCTGACTGGTCCCAAGCTTCCGTCTGGCTCCCCCTGTTTTTCTTGGGAGCGATGGGCTTTGCCATGTTGTCGTATGTTGTGTTGGATGGCTACGATTTAGGAGTTGGTATTTTGCTCAATCGTGCTGGAGATGCTGACAAAGATGTGATGATCTCCTCGATCGGACCTTTTTGGGATGCCAATGAGACCTGGCTGGTGCTTGGAGTGGGTATTTTGCTGGTTGCATTTCCGTTTGCACACGGTATTGTCCTCACTGAACTTTATTTACCTGTGGCAATTATGTTGGCTGGTTTGATTCTGCGCGGGGTGTCATTTGATTTTCGGGCTAAAGTGAACTTGGCGCAGAAACCGCTTTGGAACTTCTTATTTTATTTCGGTAGCTTAGTAACAGCGGTATCTCAAGGCGTAATGATCGGGCGTCATATTATTGGCTATGAGTCTGGCTTATTAGGCTGGATTTTTGCTGCCCTAGTCGGTATTTGCTTGCCAGCAGGATATGCCTTGCTGGGTTCAACCTGGCTCATCATGAAAACGGAGGGAGCGTTGCAGTTGCGAGCGACTTCATGGGCGCGGGCAAGTTTGTGGTTAACTGGATTGGGCATTGCCTTGATCTCGGCAGCAACGCCGTATTTCAGTCCAGAAATCATGAGTCGTTGGTTTAGCTATCCCAACATTGTTTGGTTGGCGCCCATTCCGATTGCGACCGCGCTTTTATTTCTAATCACGGATCGAGCGCTGCATCGGCTTAAAGCCAACCCAAGCCAGCGGGAATGGTTACCATTCACAACAACGGTTGCAATCTTTTGGTTATCGTTCTTTGGAATTGCCTATAGTTTGTTTCCTTATCTAGTCGTCGATCGCATGACGGTGTGGCAAGCGGCCGCATCCACTCAATCGTTGTGGGTCATTTTCTGGGGCGCGATTGTGGTGTTGCCAACGATCCTGGCATACACCTTGTTCTCCTACCGCATCTTCAAGGGCAAAACTCAGCCACTAAGCTACTACTAAAGAGATCGTTAGAATAGGGTATTCCATTTAAAAGAGTGCCCTATGAACACCTCTGATCTTTCTGCCTTAAAACCACTTGCCGGAATTCGTGTTCTTGAGATTTGCAATGTCGCCGCAGGACCATTTTGCGCTTTGCTACTCGCTGATCTCGGAGCAGATGTCATCAAATTAGAGAACCCCGGGGCTGGGGATACATTACGTGCCTGGCCTCCCCATACCGGTCCTGAGAACGATCGCTTGAGTGAGAACTTCGCCTCTCTAAATCGCAATAAACGATCGATTACCTTAGACTTAAAAAATCCAGGTGATAACGCGAAAGCTAAAGCTTTGATTGCGAATGCGGATGTGCTGATCGAGAACAATCGCCCTGGTGTGATGAAGCGCCTGGGCCTGGATTTTGACTCAGCTCTTACCATTAATCCCAAACTAATTTACTGCTCGATCTCGGCCTACGGTCAAACTGGACCGCGTGCTAATGAGGGCGGATTTGATGTCACGATTCAGGCGATGAGCGGCATCATGAGTGTGACTGGAGAACCCGATGGAGCACCTGTCAAATGCGGTGTACCAGTTGCGGATTTCACGGCTGGTTTGTATGGTGCAATGAGTATTTGTGCGCAATTACGAGCCGTGGCGCAAACGGGTAAGGGTGTTCATATTGATGTACCAATGATGGGAACTTCATTAGCAATAGCCGCCTTGCAAACCTCGGAGTACTTTGGAGTAGGCAAAGATCCAGTTAAATTAGGCTCAGCCCATCCTCGCAATGCCCCGTATCAAGCATTTAAAGCCAAAGACGACTATTTGGTGATGGCAGCTGGTACGCAAGCTCTTTGGGAAACCGTTTGTCAGATCTTGAAGAGCCCAGAGCTTTTAAATGACGAGCGCTTTACTAGCACGGCACTGAGGGCAAAAAATCAAATCGCTTTGAAAGAGTTGATCGAGGCGATCTTAAAACAGGATACGGCCGCCAATTGGATTGCACAATTTAGTCAAGCGGGTGTGCCATGTTGTCCAATCAATCAGTATTCCGATGTTTTAAATGATCCACAAACCCTTGCGATGGGTTGGGTACAACCCATGGTGATGGCGAATGGCCAAGCAACCAAAACGGTGATTAATCCCATTAAATTTAATGGTGCAACGGCTCCCATCGAGCGTAGACCGCCGCGCTTAGGTGAGCATAATTCTGAGATCGTGGGGTAAATATGAACACCATACGGGTAGAGCATTCGGGTCACATCAAACGAGTCACTCTCAATCGTCCAGAGAAGCGCAATGCGATCAGTTACGAGTTGGCTTCTGAGTTACTCGCTGTCACCAAGGAGGCAGAGTCCGATGGTACTCGTTTGCTGATATTGCGCGGCGAGGGCCAGGGTTTCTGTGCCGGCTTTGATTTCTCAAACTTTGATGATGCAAGCCCTGGCGATCTGCTGTTGCATTTTGTTCGCATTGAGCAAATGCTTCAAGCGATTGCGCATGCACCATATGACACGATGGCATTGGCCCATGGACAAACGATTGGAGCAGGAGCAGATTTGCTCTTGGCATGTCGTCATCGGGCGGGTTCGGAGGATATGCGCATGATGTTTCCTGGGGCCCGTTTTGGTTTGATTTTGGGATCGAGGCGACTGGCAGAGTGCGTCGGACCCGATCGCGCGCAGCAGCTGATTGGTAATCCACGTCGTATTGATGCACACCAAGCTAAAGATTTTGGGATCCTCACTGCTGTCTTAGAGGCGACCGATTGGCATGCGTATGAAGCACAAGTTCTTGAGCATATTTTGGAGATCCCGCCTGATGCTCGTGCGATGGCGTTGCATGCTTGCAAACGCGATACCCGAGCCGTTGATTTATATGATTTGGTGCAATCGGGCTCGGTGCCTGATATTAAGCACCGTGTTGCTGAGTATCTCGCAAAGGTGAAAGCCGCTTCGAAGAAGTAAGGAGGAAGTATCTAGCTCTGACAGATCTTGTCATAGAGGCGATCTACTTTGCCTGCAAGCAGAACCTGACTTGGCAAGGGGCGATCTACTAAAGTGCGCAACTCCGCTGCGTACTCGAGTAATAAATCAAGGTTCATATTGGTGTGAAAGCCCATCAGATCCAACATATGAACCAATTCCTCGGTGCAAATATTGCCAGTCGCTCCCGGAGCATAAGGGCAGCCGCCTAATCCACCTAAAGACGAATCAAAGCGCACAATTCCCGCCTGAACGGCAGCTAAGGCATTGGCTAAACCCATGCCACGCGTATTATGAAAATGCAGAGTCCACTGCGTACTGGGATGCTTGGATTGAGCCTTCTCGCAAATCTCAG is a window from the Polynucleobacter sp. HIN11 genome containing:
- a CDS encoding CaiB/BaiF CoA transferase family protein — translated: MQQILSGIRVLELGQLIAGPFAAKTLADFGAEIIKVESPEEGDPLRKWRMLHEGTSVWWQAQSRNKQSICIDLRQAEGQDIVRRLAQDADVLIENFRPGTMEKWGMGWDALHALNPKLIMLRVSGYGQDGPRRDEPGFAAIAEATAGLRYLTGHPGQVPARAGLSLGDTIAGLHGALGVLLALYERDARGGQGQMIDVALYEAVFNLTESLLPEYSVFGAIRQPAGGALPGIAPSNAYPCLDGQYVLIAANGDSLFKRLMDLMGRNDLGNDPELARNDGRAKHADAIDQAIGQWTCQRTLEEILAALQSISVPAGRIYSAKDIAEDPHYRARGVIETIESADGLKVEMPGIIPKLSQNPGEIRHRAPTLGEHTESVLMKHGFTAEQIQTLKDAGVLQ
- a CDS encoding YqaA family protein, with the protein product MEALIHSVMDWFGMPTVGLPAVFIVAAVSATLIPMGSEPVLFAYVSLNPGDYWLAIGVATLGNTLGGMINWWLGLLARNTYESLRGKTHSRAQAWLEKRGPPMLLLSWLPIIGDPLCVVAGWLRLKWLPCLIYMAIGKLLRYMTLTWLLTSIPKSFWQELGRLIGL
- a CDS encoding 3-hydroxybutyrate dehydrogenase → MHLKGKTALVTGSTSGIGLAMAKAMAAQGANVMMNGFGEKDAAIAEVKAYGVEVDYHGADMSKPDEITQMIAATEKRFGAIDVLINNAGIQHVASVEDFPAERWDAVIAINLSSAFHATRLALPGMKERNWGRIINIASVHGLVASIQKAAYVAAKHGIVGLTKVVALETARTGVTCNAICPGWVLTPLVQKQVDARAEREKISNDAAKLALVSEKQPSGEFVKPEQLAALAVFLCGPDASEVRGVAWNMDGGWTAQ
- a CDS encoding NAD(P)/FAD-dependent oxidoreductase, which produces MQRIVIVGGGAGGLELATRLGDRFGPRKGKPGRYSITLIDKNRTHIWKPKLHEIAAGSMDLGDHEVDYIAQAHWHHFTYRIGEMIGLDRERKEVIVAPYKDHLGTEITPQRSIPYDVLVMSIGSLSNDFATPGVEEYALRLESQDDAKNFHHQMLNAIIRAQAQSNPLSPDQLHVAIIGAGATGVELAAELHRTTREVVSYGLDRVDPNKDLKVSVIEAAPRILPALPARLSNATQALLQKMGVEVITNKKVARVFPKEVQFSDNTSLPAELIVWAAGVKAPDFLKDIAGLETNRINQLVVLPTLQTTRDPDIFAMGDCAACPWPEANEGQGGFVPPRAQAAHQQASHLFKQIQLRLENKPLKPYRYRDFGSLVSLGKYSTVGNMMGGLIGGNLMIEGVFAKLMYLSLYKMHELALHGWAKVSLDTLARMITRRTEPHVKLH
- a CDS encoding cysteine dioxygenase family protein, which gives rise to MTNPALTDQIAPLRHFVAQMTQLVDQSQAEDIVRPRAKALLQELIKTDDWLPDFCAVPHPQYYQQYLLHADPLERFSVVSFVWGPGQATPIHDHMVWGLIGMLRGCEKGQRYARNASGQLEAIGHEEMLLPGDVDEVSPSIGDIHIVKNAFDDKPSISIHVYGGNIGAVKRHVYDLQTGSVKNFVSGYSSSQIPNLWDRSAQVRSELN
- a CDS encoding cytochrome ubiquinol oxidase subunit I — its product is MFDPIMLSRIQFAANITFHILFPTITIALGWVLFYFKIKFNRTGEVYWQEAYQFWVKVFALTFALGVVSGITMSFQFGTNWPGYMETVGNIAGPLLAYEVLTAFFLEATFLGIMLFGAKRVSQRVHTLATFLVAFGTTLSAFWIIVLNSWMQTPQGFEMIDGQAHAVSWMEIVFNPSMPYRFAHMMTASFLTVFFLLAGLSAYRYLQGSRTQANKAILKFGIVAAAIVTPIQIFLGDMHGLNTLKYQPAKLAAMEGIWETGNGVPAVLFAIPDEKTKSNKFEIAIPKLASFYLTHDWNGEVKGLNDFDKTPPVKPVFFAFRIMVGIGVLMLVLSWYGWWRMRRGQDLPNWLARIFVWMTFSGWVAVVAGWYVTEIGRQPYLVHGVLTTAQAATKLPGGMVFSTLMMYLFLYLTLIIAYIWAIFYMARQADKKSAEVEAPISIQPSSASVQA
- a CDS encoding cytochrome d ubiquinol oxidase subunit II, which gives rise to MIPADWSQASVWLPLFFLGAMGFAMLSYVVLDGYDLGVGILLNRAGDADKDVMISSIGPFWDANETWLVLGVGILLVAFPFAHGIVLTELYLPVAIMLAGLILRGVSFDFRAKVNLAQKPLWNFLFYFGSLVTAVSQGVMIGRHIIGYESGLLGWIFAALVGICLPAGYALLGSTWLIMKTEGALQLRATSWARASLWLTGLGIALISAATPYFSPEIMSRWFSYPNIVWLAPIPIATALLFLITDRALHRLKANPSQREWLPFTTTVAIFWLSFFGIAYSLFPYLVVDRMTVWQAAASTQSLWVIFWGAIVVLPTILAYTLFSYRIFKGKTQPLSYY
- a CDS encoding CaiB/BaiF CoA transferase family protein codes for the protein MNTSDLSALKPLAGIRVLEICNVAAGPFCALLLADLGADVIKLENPGAGDTLRAWPPHTGPENDRLSENFASLNRNKRSITLDLKNPGDNAKAKALIANADVLIENNRPGVMKRLGLDFDSALTINPKLIYCSISAYGQTGPRANEGGFDVTIQAMSGIMSVTGEPDGAPVKCGVPVADFTAGLYGAMSICAQLRAVAQTGKGVHIDVPMMGTSLAIAALQTSEYFGVGKDPVKLGSAHPRNAPYQAFKAKDDYLVMAAGTQALWETVCQILKSPELLNDERFTSTALRAKNQIALKELIEAILKQDTAANWIAQFSQAGVPCCPINQYSDVLNDPQTLAMGWVQPMVMANGQATKTVINPIKFNGATAPIERRPPRLGEHNSEIVG
- a CDS encoding enoyl-CoA hydratase/isomerase family protein yields the protein MNTIRVEHSGHIKRVTLNRPEKRNAISYELASELLAVTKEAESDGTRLLILRGEGQGFCAGFDFSNFDDASPGDLLLHFVRIEQMLQAIAHAPYDTMALAHGQTIGAGADLLLACRHRAGSEDMRMMFPGARFGLILGSRRLAECVGPDRAQQLIGNPRRIDAHQAKDFGILTAVLEATDWHAYEAQVLEHILEIPPDARAMALHACKRDTRAVDLYDLVQSGSVPDIKHRVAEYLAKVKAASKK